Proteins from one Bacteroides mediterraneensis genomic window:
- a CDS encoding DUF418 domain-containing protein, producing MRTDKLSPIKSSERFVILDSLRGFALFGIAMANFPEFSLYTFMSAEDTATLPLSGVDRWVRYLLYFFVDGKFYTIFSLLFGIGFSIIFENVARKGGNALSVFYRRMIVLAFIGVMHLMFIWSGDILLLYALLGMLLPPLRKLSDRSLLAGAFVLLFIPVVVDFLCEITQAHLSEPAVRMQQVYCTKFGITDENFAYWLHDARSYGEVFQFLIQGAWVRMQEFIDGNRYFKVLGLFLLGFYIGRQHLYARLEGKRSWLKKVFRSGLSVGLPVSVLYAYSAMNDHPWGMTVHSIFYLMGVYPLAFAYVSGICLLFLRHSDSPVFRWFAAPGRMALTNYVGQSIVGMFVFYGIGLGLGSEISLFITELIVVMIYIALQSFSSLWFVLFRFGPLEWIWRMLTYGHWIGCRK from the coding sequence ATGAGAACAGATAAACTATCCCCTATAAAATCATCCGAACGCTTCGTAATACTGGATTCCCTGCGCGGTTTTGCACTTTTTGGAATCGCCATGGCCAATTTCCCCGAGTTCTCGCTTTACACATTCATGTCGGCAGAAGACACTGCTACACTGCCGCTTTCGGGGGTTGACCGATGGGTGCGTTATTTACTTTATTTCTTTGTGGATGGAAAGTTCTATACCATCTTTTCCCTTTTGTTTGGAATCGGATTCTCCATCATTTTTGAAAATGTCGCACGAAAAGGAGGAAATGCCCTTTCCGTATTTTACCGGAGGATGATTGTGCTGGCATTCATAGGAGTCATGCACCTGATGTTCATCTGGAGTGGTGATATATTGTTGCTATATGCCTTGTTGGGGATGCTGCTTCCGCCGCTTCGGAAACTTTCTGACCGCAGCCTGCTTGCAGGAGCCTTTGTCTTGTTGTTTATCCCGGTGGTCGTGGATTTTTTGTGCGAAATTACACAAGCCCATCTTTCCGAACCGGCTGTCCGTATGCAGCAGGTGTATTGTACAAAATTTGGCATTACGGACGAGAACTTTGCTTATTGGCTGCATGATGCCCGAAGTTATGGGGAAGTCTTCCAGTTCCTGATTCAAGGAGCATGGGTTCGTATGCAGGAATTTATTGACGGAAACCGGTATTTCAAAGTGTTAGGCCTGTTCCTTCTTGGATTCTATATCGGCAGGCAACATCTTTACGCCCGTCTGGAGGGAAAAAGGTCTTGGCTGAAAAAAGTATTCAGAAGTGGTTTATCCGTAGGATTGCCTGTTTCGGTATTGTACGCATATAGTGCCATGAACGATCATCCGTGGGGAATGACAGTTCACAGCATATTCTATTTGATGGGCGTGTATCCGCTGGCTTTTGCCTATGTGTCGGGTATCTGTTTGCTATTTCTCCGGCATTCCGATTCACCCGTATTCCGGTGGTTTGCCGCTCCCGGAAGAATGGCACTTACCAATTATGTAGGTCAGTCTATAGTCGGAATGTTTGTTTTTTATGGAATCGGTCTTGGCTTGGGTTCAGAAATTAGCCTTTTTATTACTGAATTGATAGTAGTAATGATATATATTGCGCTGCAGTCATTCAGCAGTTTATGGTTCGTTCTTTTCCGTTTTGGCCCATTGGAATGGATATGGAGAATGTTGACTTACGGACATTGGATAGGATGCAGAAAGTAA
- a CDS encoding cyclophilin-like fold protein, translated as MKNIFLIPLMFLTFLSLTACSPADDDSIIPEIPEQPENPGNGDSDDNNSEEPTDPTSGGNGRYLVLFTSRSGNTERMANEIRGQLDCDILEVEPQTAFEEDYNAMLERAREELDAIKQGNYPAVKTSMEDFESYDLVFVGYPIWYGSMATTMQSFLHGHASKLEGKRIALFATSGGSGISSSLREAETLCPDSEILDQALLLTSSSLSQMEIRVAEWLEGIGVGLEEPENSDVTSLKMNIVVGSQTISATMEDNAAARDLLSRLPMEVTLNDYNNTTEKIFYPNPELELDGVTRGCAPVPGDITIYAPWGNVAIFCKSWSHSNDLIKMGHIDGDGIEVLSVPGDVPVRFERTE; from the coding sequence ATGAAAAATATATTCCTGATTCCGCTGATGTTTTTGACATTCTTGTCCTTGACGGCGTGTAGTCCTGCTGATGACGATTCGATTATTCCAGAGATACCGGAGCAGCCCGAGAATCCCGGGAATGGGGATTCCGATGACAACAATTCAGAAGAACCAACAGATCCGACATCCGGAGGTAACGGGCGATACCTTGTATTGTTCACTTCACGCAGCGGGAATACCGAACGTATGGCTAATGAAATTCGCGGCCAACTGGATTGCGATATTCTCGAAGTGGAACCTCAGACCGCATTTGAAGAGGATTACAATGCCATGCTCGAACGTGCCAGGGAGGAACTGGATGCTATTAAGCAAGGGAATTATCCAGCCGTTAAGACTTCCATGGAGGATTTCGAGAGTTACGACCTTGTATTTGTCGGTTATCCCATCTGGTATGGTTCCATGGCGACGACCATGCAATCCTTTTTGCACGGCCATGCATCGAAATTGGAAGGAAAACGCATAGCTCTCTTTGCGACAAGTGGAGGCAGCGGAATATCTTCTTCCCTAAGGGAAGCGGAAACACTGTGTCCCGATTCGGAAATTCTCGACCAAGCCCTTCTGCTGACCTCCTCTTCATTGTCCCAGATGGAGATACGTGTTGCTGAATGGCTTGAAGGTATAGGTGTCGGACTGGAAGAACCAGAAAATTCTGATGTTACATCATTAAAAATGAATATTGTCGTAGGAAGCCAGACAATTAGTGCTACCATGGAGGACAATGCTGCTGCACGCGACTTGCTGTCCCGTCTGCCTATGGAGGTTACATTGAATGACTACAACAACACTACGGAAAAGATTTTTTATCCTAATCCGGAGTTGGAACTGGACGGTGTAACAAGAGGTTGTGCGCCGGTGCCCGGAGATATTACTATTTATGCACCGTGGGGAAATGTCGCCATCTTCTGCAAGAGCTGGTCACACAGTAATGACCTGATAAAAATGGGACATATTGACGGTGACGGCATTGAGGTATTGAGCGTGCCTGGGGACGTACCAGTCAGGTTTGAAAGAACGGAATGA
- a CDS encoding AraC family transcriptional regulator — protein MTVKTITGCNRLFSAKTPNPLVSMIRLSDTTEISQVLQFGFFTVWLRAWNTPCQPLFGHKKCDFSDGTLTFLQPGRTATPEIWKPETGQSEGWLLCFHDSVYNPLKTGKSSREYSFFRYATRESLHLSQREMAVLEREMDEIGEELHWGVDEYCYTILAGRIRLLLDYASRFYRRQFILRHNENQEMLERTDRELEIFFQTGKAQYERFPSSEDFARLFGCSPDYFNDMLKHETGKDTEDYVKFKQIACAEYLLKRGTESVEEVAARLGFPTDREFCTLFKRLKGKTPSDFISGAGIKHLN, from the coding sequence ATGACAGTCAAGACTATTACAGGGTGTAACCGACTTTTTTCGGCAAAAACTCCCAATCCACTGGTGAGCATGATTCGCCTGTCCGATACGACCGAAATTTCGCAGGTTCTCCAGTTCGGGTTCTTTACCGTATGGCTGAGAGCGTGGAATACTCCATGTCAGCCTCTTTTCGGACACAAGAAATGCGACTTCAGCGACGGAACACTGACCTTCCTGCAACCGGGAAGAACCGCTACACCGGAGATATGGAAGCCTGAGACCGGACAATCCGAAGGATGGCTGCTCTGCTTTCATGACTCGGTGTATAACCCGCTGAAAACAGGAAAATCTTCCCGGGAATATTCTTTTTTCAGATATGCTACACGGGAAAGCCTTCATCTGTCACAACGTGAGATGGCCGTGCTGGAGAGGGAGATGGATGAGATAGGTGAAGAGCTGCATTGGGGTGTAGATGAATACTGCTATACGATTCTTGCCGGGAGAATCCGGCTGTTGCTGGACTATGCGTCGCGTTTCTACCGGCGCCAATTTATTCTCCGACATAATGAGAATCAGGAAATGCTGGAACGGACAGACCGCGAATTGGAGATTTTTTTCCAGACCGGAAAGGCACAGTACGAACGATTCCCGTCATCGGAAGATTTCGCCAGATTGTTCGGTTGTTCGCCGGATTATTTCAACGACATGCTGAAGCATGAGACTGGGAAAGATACGGAAGATTATGTGAAATTCAAACAGATTGCCTGTGCCGAGTATCTGCTGAAAAGGGGAACGGAAAGCGTCGAGGAGGTGGCAGCCCGGCTCGGATTCCCCACTGACCGGGAGTTCTGTACCCTGTTCAAGAGACTGAAGGGAAAAACTCCCTCAGATTTCATTTCCGGGGCTGGCATCAAACACCTGAATTAA
- the dmpI gene encoding 4-oxalocrotonate tautomerase DmpI: MPSITMELVKMSKEKKAQLVKEVTEATARATGIAPQAIFVFIKENEPENVGVGGVLLPDMKK; encoded by the coding sequence ATGCCATCTATAACCATGGAATTAGTAAAAATGAGCAAAGAGAAAAAGGCTCAGCTCGTAAAAGAAGTTACTGAAGCAACCGCACGTGCCACAGGTATTGCACCTCAGGCCATTTTTGTCTTTATAAAAGAAAATGAACCGGAAAATGTAGGTGTAGGAGGCGTTTTATTACCAGATATGAAAAAGTAA
- a CDS encoding iron-containing alcohol dehydrogenase → METNLNYDMYVPTRVLFGAGMLNKLGEQPMPGKKALIIISNGKSTRANGYLERTEQQLRLAGIESVLFDGVSPNPTVANVEAGAESARAAGCDFLVALGGGSVMDCAKAIAVMATNDGVLWDYVAVGSGKGLPIPNTPLPIVAITTTAGTGSETDSAGVITKEDTYEKAFIGAPSLYPCLAVVDPELMLSVPAGFTAFQGFDALFHSIEGYIANGANLMSDMYALTAIENLAKYLPRAVQDGNDLEARTHVAFGNTLSGVVMCLTLITSEHGMEHALSAYHPNLPHGAGLIMISRAYFSYFVRNHACDERFIRMARAMGMPDADKPEDFITALTRLQEACGVADLKMSDYGIYFNEAEKFMRNAREVMGVMFTSDRIQMTDADIVSIYEESWR, encoded by the coding sequence ATGGAAACGAATCTGAATTATGACATGTATGTTCCCACCCGTGTCTTGTTTGGCGCAGGTATGCTGAATAAACTGGGAGAACAGCCTATGCCGGGTAAAAAGGCACTCATTATCATTTCTAATGGCAAATCGACCCGCGCTAACGGATACCTTGAACGTACCGAACAGCAGTTACGGTTGGCCGGTATTGAATCCGTTCTCTTTGATGGCGTATCCCCCAATCCTACCGTAGCCAATGTAGAGGCGGGAGCTGAATCAGCGCGTGCTGCTGGCTGTGATTTTCTGGTGGCATTGGGTGGCGGCAGCGTTATGGATTGCGCCAAGGCCATCGCTGTCATGGCAACAAACGATGGCGTTTTGTGGGACTATGTGGCTGTTGGTTCCGGCAAGGGACTACCTATTCCGAATACGCCACTGCCTATTGTCGCCATTACGACAACGGCCGGTACGGGTTCAGAAACCGACAGTGCCGGAGTTATCACTAAAGAAGATACTTACGAAAAAGCCTTCATTGGTGCTCCCAGCCTTTATCCTTGTCTAGCAGTTGTCGATCCGGAACTGATGCTGAGCGTCCCGGCCGGTTTCACTGCTTTTCAGGGTTTCGACGCATTATTCCACAGCATTGAAGGTTACATCGCCAACGGAGCCAACCTGATGAGTGATATGTATGCTTTGACTGCCATAGAAAATTTGGCGAAATACCTGCCACGAGCCGTACAGGATGGTAACGACCTGGAAGCCCGCACCCATGTGGCTTTCGGCAATACACTGTCAGGAGTAGTCATGTGCCTTACGCTGATTACCAGCGAGCATGGAATGGAACATGCCCTCTCGGCCTACCATCCCAACCTCCCGCATGGTGCCGGTCTGATAATGATCAGTCGCGCCTACTTCTCCTATTTTGTTCGCAACCATGCCTGTGACGAGCGTTTTATCCGTATGGCTCGGGCTATGGGTATGCCTGACGCCGACAAACCGGAAGATTTCATTACTGCACTTACCCGCTTACAAGAGGCGTGCGGTGTGGCCGACCTGAAGATGTCCGATTATGGTATATACTTTAATGAGGCTGAAAAGTTCATGCGCAATGCACGTGAAGTCATGGGAGTGATGTTTACCAGCGACCGCATACAGATGACCGATGCCGATATCGTCAGCATCTATGAAGAGTCTTGGCGATAG
- a CDS encoding DUF3737 family protein, with protein sequence MNIIRDTEFGGERPLFESHDLRLENVIIRAGESAIKECSNIEAFECRFEGNYPFWHVHGFKIERCYFDVGGRSALWYSDHLRMKDTVIDAPKMFREMSEIDIENVAMNDADEVFWRCNGIRIKNLKLHGGTYPFMFSNNIYVDGLESDSKYVFQYVKNVEIHNAKITTKDAFWEVENVTIYDSELDGEYLGWHSKNLRLVNCHITGEQPLCYAHDLVLENCTFGPDCDRAFEYSTLNADIRGAITNIKNPMSGRIVADEYGSITIDENIKAPADCEIRLRDERTCFTD encoded by the coding sequence ATGAATATTATTAGAGATACTGAATTTGGGGGCGAACGCCCTTTGTTTGAGTCGCATGATTTGCGTTTGGAGAATGTAATTATCCGCGCCGGAGAATCGGCCATCAAGGAGTGTAGCAATATTGAAGCTTTTGAATGTAGGTTTGAAGGTAACTATCCATTCTGGCACGTTCATGGTTTCAAAATCGAGCGTTGCTATTTTGATGTAGGAGGACGTTCGGCATTATGGTATTCTGATCATCTGCGGATGAAAGATACTGTGATTGATGCCCCAAAAATGTTCCGTGAGATGAGTGAGATTGATATCGAAAATGTTGCAATGAATGATGCTGATGAAGTGTTCTGGCGTTGTAACGGTATTCGTATCAAGAACCTTAAATTGCATGGAGGAACCTATCCCTTCATGTTCAGCAATAACATTTATGTGGATGGATTGGAGAGTGACAGCAAGTATGTTTTCCAATATGTGAAGAATGTGGAAATTCACAATGCCAAAATTACCACCAAGGATGCCTTCTGGGAGGTAGAGAATGTGACCATCTATGATTCAGAGCTTGACGGCGAATACCTTGGCTGGCATTCGAAAAACCTTCGTCTGGTTAACTGTCACATCACAGGCGAACAGCCGCTCTGTTATGCTCATGACCTGGTGTTGGAAAACTGTACATTCGGACCGGACTGTGACCGGGCCTTTGAGTACAGCACATTGAATGCCGATATTCGTGGAGCCATCACGAATATCAAGAACCCCATGTCGGGACGTATCGTGGCAGATGAGTACGGTTCGATAACAATAGATGAGAATATCAAGGCTCCTGCCGACTGTGAGATTCGGCTTAGGGATGAGCGCACCTGTTTCACCGACTAA
- a CDS encoding MBL fold metallo-hydrolase, with translation MDKRRKRRMAFVIILSLLLLCCLGVCCFLAQPSFGRNPSGDRLERIRRSPNYRDGMFRNQMSTPVMTNKKSRWQALWEFVFADRKGLRPETALPVVQTDCRQLPDTGNLMVWFGHSSYLLQVDGKRILVDPVFHAAAPVSFVNRPFAGTDIFHTEDMPDIDLLLITHDHWDHLDYQTVTELREKVGRVVCPLGVGAHFEYWGYRTEQLVELDWEEQIPYDSLIIHCLPARHFSGRGLTSNKTLWGSFLIESPSLTLYLGGDGGYGPHFKRIGRRFPKIDWAILENGQYNEDWRFIHTMPEQLGQVVSDLNARHVVTVHHSKYALSRHLWDAPLKTARRLKEEVEACVCMPVIGEILSLDINQP, from the coding sequence ATGGATAAAAGAAGAAAGAGAAGAATGGCTTTTGTGATTATTTTGTCACTCCTTCTGCTGTGCTGTTTGGGCGTCTGTTGTTTCCTTGCGCAGCCGTCATTTGGTCGGAACCCTTCAGGAGATCGGCTGGAACGAATTCGCAGGTCTCCGAACTATCGGGACGGGATGTTCCGCAACCAGATGTCCACTCCAGTGATGACCAACAAGAAGAGCCGCTGGCAGGCATTGTGGGAGTTTGTTTTTGCTGACCGAAAAGGTCTCCGTCCTGAAACAGCCCTTCCCGTTGTACAGACTGATTGCCGCCAATTACCCGATACGGGGAATCTGATGGTCTGGTTTGGTCACTCGTCGTATCTGCTACAGGTGGACGGGAAACGGATTCTGGTCGATCCCGTATTTCATGCCGCAGCTCCTGTCTCGTTTGTCAACCGCCCGTTTGCCGGGACGGACATTTTCCATACGGAGGATATGCCGGACATAGACCTGCTGCTTATCACGCACGACCATTGGGACCATCTCGACTACCAGACTGTTACAGAATTACGTGAAAAGGTTGGTAGGGTCGTTTGTCCGCTCGGTGTCGGAGCACATTTTGAGTATTGGGGTTACCGTACGGAGCAGTTGGTAGAGTTGGATTGGGAAGAGCAGATCCCTTACGACAGTTTGATTATCCACTGTCTCCCGGCCCGTCATTTCTCGGGTCGCGGACTTACGTCAAACAAGACCTTGTGGGGCTCTTTTCTGATTGAATCACCTTCGCTGACACTGTATTTGGGCGGTGATGGCGGGTACGGACCCCATTTCAAGCGAATCGGACGTCGATTCCCGAAGATTGACTGGGCGATTCTTGAAAACGGCCAGTACAACGAGGACTGGAGGTTTATCCACACCATGCCGGAACAACTTGGACAAGTGGTATCGGACCTGAATGCCCGCCATGTAGTTACGGTGCATCACTCCAAGTATGCGCTTTCGCGGCATTTGTGGGATGCCCCCCTGAAAACGGCCCGACGGCTCAAGGAAGAAGTAGAGGCATGTGTTTGCATGCCGGTTATCGGAGAAATATTATCACTTGATATCAACCAACCATAA
- a CDS encoding aldo/keto reductase: MECKILNNGVRMPLLGFGVFQIPDAEECEQAVFEALQAGYRMIDTASVYGNEEAVGKVIVRSGLPREEVFVTTKAWISEMGYEQTLSAFERSLVRLGLDYIDLYLIHMPFGDCYGAWRAMEDLYNSGRVRAIGVCNFEPDRLLDLCHNVRIVPAVNQIEMHPFTQQTEAMKIMSSLHIQPEAWAPFAEGKNGLFTDKRLVGIGQKYGKTAAQVVLRWHFQRGVVSIPKSVRKERIIENFAVFDFSLSQEDMELIARMDTGASTILDLHDPKEVERLYGIS; encoded by the coding sequence ATGGAATGTAAAATATTGAATAACGGAGTACGGATGCCTCTTCTCGGATTTGGTGTATTTCAGATTCCGGATGCGGAAGAATGTGAACAGGCTGTTTTTGAAGCATTGCAGGCCGGATACCGTATGATTGATACGGCGTCCGTGTATGGCAACGAAGAGGCAGTTGGCAAGGTAATAGTTCGAAGCGGATTGCCACGCGAAGAAGTGTTCGTTACGACCAAGGCATGGATATCCGAAATGGGGTACGAGCAGACTTTGTCGGCTTTCGAGCGGTCTCTTGTCCGTTTGGGATTGGACTATATTGATCTGTATCTCATTCACATGCCGTTCGGAGACTGTTACGGGGCATGGAGAGCCATGGAAGATCTTTACAATTCCGGTCGTGTACGTGCCATTGGGGTCTGTAATTTTGAACCCGACCGCTTGTTGGACCTGTGCCATAATGTACGGATAGTACCGGCTGTCAATCAGATAGAAATGCATCCGTTTACCCAACAAACAGAAGCGATGAAAATCATGTCATCCCTGCATATACAGCCTGAGGCATGGGCTCCGTTTGCAGAAGGGAAAAACGGCTTGTTCACGGATAAGAGACTGGTTGGGATCGGGCAGAAATATGGAAAAACAGCCGCACAGGTAGTCCTTCGTTGGCATTTTCAGCGAGGAGTAGTATCGATACCCAAATCCGTCAGGAAAGAACGTATAATCGAGAACTTTGCAGTCTTTGATTTCTCGTTGTCGCAGGAGGATATGGAACTGATAGCCCGAATGGATACCGGAGCCAGTACAATTCTTGACCTGCATGACCCTAAGGAAGTTGAACGGTTGTATGGCATATCATAA
- a CDS encoding flavodoxin yields MSVLLGWAFQSENIYAQTGGRTLIVYFSEGGNTRGIAEEIQSQIGADLVEIEMEEPYSDSYSVLLEQAEQDLLANARPALRTRIENMEAYDTILLGYPNWYAILPMPVYTFLESYDFDGKRIIPFCSHGNGMMGETISNICKTCPYADVREALSVTYSGGPSLSEEIHTWLARHGLVE; encoded by the coding sequence ATGTCCGTTTTGCTTGGGTGGGCATTCCAATCGGAGAACATATACGCACAGACTGGCGGTAGGACATTGATAGTCTATTTCTCCGAAGGCGGAAATACACGCGGCATAGCGGAAGAAATCCAGTCCCAGATCGGAGCAGACTTGGTGGAGATTGAGATGGAAGAACCCTATTCCGACAGTTATAGTGTTTTGCTGGAGCAGGCAGAACAGGATCTTTTGGCCAACGCTCGTCCGGCTTTACGCACACGTATTGAGAACATGGAGGCGTATGACACGATACTGCTTGGTTATCCGAACTGGTATGCTATCCTGCCGATGCCTGTTTATACGTTTCTCGAATCATACGATTTCGATGGCAAGCGGATCATCCCGTTTTGCAGCCACGGAAACGGGATGATGGGAGAAACCATTTCAAATATCTGCAAGACATGTCCGTATGCAGATGTTCGCGAAGCTCTGTCTGTGACCTATAGCGGTGGACCTTCCCTTTCTGAGGAAATACACACATGGCTTGCCAGGCATGGACTTGTTGAATAA
- a CDS encoding formylglycine-generating enzyme family protein has protein sequence MNNGIMVRTMDCILAVCMLMFAACSEAHTENGPGQPPVIPTDPPLERGDFVQINGGSFTMGSPEDERWRENDEVQHQITVGPYLISKYEVSQTEYRSVTGVNPSYFQGDNRPVEMVSWYDAVRFCNELSQSEGLEPAYSIDGTEVTWNREANGYRLPTEAEWEYACRAGTDSPFSTGRNITVEQSNWYSSYPYIEGEGGGTYRRQTVDVDEFEPNPWGLYNMHGNVSEWCWDYYGAYTNAADPNPSGPETGRNRVARGGGWYDYAKHVRSAYRSAVPADYTDYKRGFRLARNVE, from the coding sequence ATGAATAATGGAATTATGGTGAGGACAATGGATTGCATATTGGCCGTCTGTATGCTGATGTTTGCAGCATGCAGTGAGGCACATACAGAAAATGGACCGGGACAGCCGCCTGTAATACCGACTGACCCGCCGTTAGAGCGAGGCGATTTCGTACAAATCAACGGAGGTTCCTTTACAATGGGGAGTCCTGAAGATGAGCGGTGGCGGGAAAATGATGAAGTGCAACACCAGATTACAGTTGGACCATATCTGATATCCAAATATGAGGTGTCGCAGACTGAATATCGTTCTGTCACCGGAGTAAATCCCAGTTACTTTCAAGGAGACAATCGTCCGGTAGAAATGGTTTCATGGTACGACGCCGTACGCTTTTGCAATGAGTTGAGCCAGTCCGAAGGGCTTGAACCGGCGTATTCCATTGACGGGACAGAGGTAACATGGAACCGTGAGGCCAATGGGTATCGCCTGCCTACGGAAGCTGAATGGGAATATGCCTGCCGGGCCGGGACTGATTCCCCATTCAGCACGGGACGCAACATTACCGTAGAGCAGTCCAACTGGTATAGCAGTTACCCATATATTGAGGGTGAAGGCGGAGGTACTTACCGAAGACAGACAGTGGATGTTGATGAGTTTGAGCCGAATCCATGGGGCTTGTATAACATGCACGGCAATGTCAGCGAATGGTGCTGGGATTATTACGGTGCTTATACCAATGCTGCTGATCCCAATCCTTCAGGTCCTGAAACCGGCCGTAACAGAGTAGCGCGTGGCGGTGGCTGGTATGATTATGCCAAACATGTCCGCAGTGCCTACCGTTCGGCTGTGCCGGCTGATTATACGGACTACAAGCGCGGCTTCCGTCTTGCCCGAAATGTCGAATAA
- a CDS encoding flavodoxin family protein, with translation MESLKVLLVNGSPHKEGCVYTVLSEIAGTLKEEGIQSEIFWVGNQPMAGCIGCGSCIGKRTCFRKDTVNDFTELIDRYDGFVFGTPVHYAGASGFMTSFMDRVFFIDEFNGEHLAGKPAAAIATCRRSGGTATLDQLNKYMTDCNMPIVPSQYWNIIHGNTPEEIRNDEEGLQAMRVLARNMVWLLKCIQVGRKAGITFPEHGPHTMTNFIR, from the coding sequence ATGGAGTCGCTTAAAGTATTGCTGGTTAATGGTAGTCCGCATAAAGAAGGTTGTGTTTATACCGTGTTGTCTGAAATAGCAGGGACGCTGAAGGAAGAAGGCATACAGTCCGAAATCTTCTGGGTAGGAAATCAACCGATGGCAGGATGTATCGGTTGCGGGTCATGCATAGGTAAAAGGACCTGTTTCCGAAAAGATACCGTCAATGATTTTACGGAATTGATCGACCGATATGATGGGTTTGTCTTCGGGACACCGGTTCATTATGCCGGGGCTAGTGGCTTCATGACATCCTTTATGGACCGTGTATTTTTTATTGATGAATTCAATGGAGAACATCTTGCCGGCAAGCCTGCGGCAGCCATTGCAACCTGCCGACGCAGCGGCGGTACGGCAACTCTTGACCAGTTGAACAAATATATGACCGATTGTAACATGCCGATTGTCCCTTCTCAGTATTGGAATATTATTCATGGGAACACCCCTGAAGAAATTCGGAATGATGAGGAAGGCTTGCAGGCAATGCGTGTTTTGGCAAGAAATATGGTATGGCTGCTGAAATGTATCCAAGTCGGACGGAAAGCCGGAATAACTTTCCCGGAACATGGGCCGCACACCATGACCAATTTTATACGTTAA
- a CDS encoding cyclophilin-like fold protein → MENNKIKMTVGNRMFTVTLNGNSSCEALVKRLKQGNLHVRMDDYNDMEKVGPLGFSLPRNDRQNDTGPGDIILYQGNYLVIYYDNNSWNFTRLGKVDGVSSRNEMLELLGGEGEKSVILSL, encoded by the coding sequence ATGGAAAACAATAAAATCAAAATGACTGTCGGAAACAGAATGTTTACCGTCACTTTGAATGGGAACTCATCATGTGAAGCACTTGTTAAGCGTTTGAAGCAAGGCAATCTACATGTCCGCATGGATGATTACAATGATATGGAAAAGGTCGGTCCGTTAGGATTTTCTCTTCCACGTAATGACAGACAGAATGATACAGGTCCCGGAGATATCATTCTCTATCAGGGTAATTATCTTGTGATTTACTATGACAACAATTCATGGAACTTTACCCGTCTTGGAAAGGTAGACGGCGTTTCCAGTCGGAATGAAATGCTCGAACTTTTAGGAGGAGAAGGAGAAAAATCTGTAATACTGTCATTATAG